From a region of the Paenibacillus segetis genome:
- a CDS encoding MerR family transcriptional regulator, with amino-acid sequence MSDEIRRNMALFPIGIVMKLTDLTARQIRYYEQHELIVPARTSGNQRLFSFIDVERLLEIKSLIDKGVNIAGIKQVMNPMSKGSQEATVISKDTEEKRKEMSDSQLYRMLKQELVTGKRPGQVSLIQGELSRFFKI; translated from the coding sequence ATGAGTGACGAAATACGCAGAAATATGGCACTTTTTCCGATCGGTATCGTAATGAAACTCACCGATTTAACGGCGAGGCAAATTCGTTATTATGAACAACATGAATTGATAGTACCTGCACGTACATCGGGAAATCAGCGGTTGTTTTCTTTTATTGATGTTGAACGGTTGCTTGAAATTAAGAGTTTGATTGATAAAGGCGTCAATATTGCTGGGATTAAACAGGTTATGAATCCGATGTCCAAAGGATCGCAGGAAGCTACGGTTATTTCCAAGGATACAGAGGAGAAACGCAAGGAAATGTCTGATTCGCAGTTATACCGTATGCTCAAACAAGAACTGGTAACAGGAAAAAGACCGGGTCAGGTATCACTGATCCAAGGAGAATTATCTCGCTTTTTCAAAATATAA
- a CDS encoding HAD family hydrolase yields MTIKAVCFDLDDTLLWDDRSVREAFEATCKRAQEVKGVDPVELQEQVRKEARSLYESYETISFTKMIGINPFEGLWANFSAGEQPEFRKLEQLAPAYRKESWRRGLLAVGVDDEALAAELAEQFGQERRSRPHVYEETFNILNELKGNYKLLLLTNGCPALQQEKLDGVPELASYFDEVIISGTFGKGKPDPSIFHHALEQLGIKPEEGIMVGDKLTTDIRGSLSVGMTAVWVNRDGRTRSDEIVPDFEIKHLSELHDIIAKKS; encoded by the coding sequence ATGACTATTAAAGCGGTATGTTTTGATTTGGATGATACGTTGCTCTGGGATGATCGAAGTGTTAGGGAGGCATTTGAAGCAACTTGTAAGAGGGCGCAAGAAGTAAAAGGTGTTGATCCAGTCGAACTTCAAGAACAGGTGCGTAAAGAAGCTAGGTCGCTCTATGAATCCTACGAAACTATTTCTTTCACGAAAATGATTGGGATTAATCCTTTTGAGGGACTTTGGGCTAATTTCTCTGCTGGTGAGCAACCTGAATTTCGTAAATTAGAGCAATTAGCTCCTGCATACCGTAAAGAGTCATGGCGGCGTGGACTTCTAGCTGTTGGTGTTGATGATGAAGCCTTAGCTGCTGAACTTGCAGAACAATTTGGACAAGAGAGACGGTCCCGTCCTCATGTGTATGAAGAAACATTTAATATACTTAATGAATTAAAAGGGAATTACAAACTCCTCCTTCTGACCAACGGATGTCCTGCTTTACAACAGGAAAAGCTTGATGGAGTTCCGGAGTTAGCTTCTTATTTTGACGAGGTGATTATTTCTGGTACGTTTGGTAAGGGCAAACCGGATCCATCGATATTCCACCACGCATTGGAACAACTTGGAATCAAGCCAGAAGAAGGTATTATGGTAGGGGACAAGCTAACAACTGATATTCGTGGATCACTCAGTGTGGGAATGACTGCAGTATGGGTGAATAGAGATGGTAGAACGCGTTCGGACGAAATTGTTCCTGATTTTGAAATTAAACACTTGTCCGAGCTTCATGACATTATTGCTAAGAAATCATAA
- a CDS encoding SDR family NAD(P)-dependent oxidoreductase translates to MKIDLTGKIALVTGGTGELGRVMVRTLANCGAKVAIHYLSNRTKAEELLEEIQDDGGTAIIVQGDITKEASILNMKQQIDAELGEVDIVVANAVVQYTWTSILEQSPKDYQSQFDSCVMQSVYLAKAFIPAMQAKRSGRFIGINTECSMQNFPNQSAYVAGKRGMDGVYRVLAKEVGEFQITVNQVAPGWTISEKDRGDDAGSDEAYLQGVPLKRRGVDQEIANAVAFLASDLASFITGAFIPVTGGNVMPAI, encoded by the coding sequence ATGAAGATAGATTTAACTGGAAAAATCGCACTTGTGACTGGAGGGACTGGGGAGCTGGGGCGCGTTATGGTACGAACTCTAGCAAATTGTGGGGCTAAAGTGGCTATCCATTATTTAAGTAATAGAACCAAGGCCGAGGAACTGCTTGAAGAAATTCAGGATGATGGTGGGACGGCAATCATTGTACAAGGTGATATTACGAAAGAAGCTTCAATTCTAAATATGAAACAACAAATCGACGCAGAACTTGGTGAAGTTGATATTGTCGTAGCTAATGCAGTTGTCCAATATACTTGGACAAGCATTCTTGAACAATCACCGAAAGACTATCAAAGTCAATTTGATTCTTGTGTTATGCAAAGCGTGTATTTGGCGAAAGCTTTCATTCCTGCGATGCAGGCAAAGCGGTCAGGGCGGTTCATCGGGATTAATACGGAGTGTTCAATGCAAAATTTCCCCAATCAATCAGCTTATGTAGCTGGAAAAAGAGGAATGGATGGTGTTTATCGCGTGCTTGCGAAAGAGGTTGGTGAATTCCAGATTACAGTGAACCAAGTAGCCCCGGGATGGACGATCAGTGAGAAGGATCGTGGTGATGACGCAGGTTCAGATGAAGCTTATCTTCAAGGAGTTCCTTTGAAACGTAGGGGAGTGGATCAGGAGATCGCTAATGCTGTTGCGTTCCTTGCCTCTGATTTAGCTAGCTTTATTACCGGAGCCTTTATACCTGTGACTGGTGGGAATGTAATGCCAGCAATCTAG
- a CDS encoding FixH family protein, producing MRIKLSSILTLVIILMIIGGCSKENHSMHSDEGALEPIQVNLQITPNEPSAGEPVTFEAKVTYGGENVDDAKEVIFEFWKEGNDDAKHTKVTVTSEGQGLYKHGETFLEPGIYYVISHVTAHDQHSMPMVKFTVK from the coding sequence TTGAGAATTAAGCTCTCGAGTATACTTACACTGGTGATAATATTGATGATTATTGGTGGGTGTAGTAAAGAAAATCATAGTATGCATTCAGATGAAGGAGCATTAGAACCAATTCAAGTGAACCTTCAGATCACTCCAAATGAACCTAGTGCTGGAGAGCCTGTCACGTTTGAAGCCAAGGTAACCTATGGTGGCGAAAATGTTGATGATGCGAAAGAGGTCATATTTGAGTTCTGGAAAGAAGGCAACGATGACGCGAAGCATACCAAGGTTACTGTAACGAGTGAAGGACAAGGACTTTATAAGCATGGTGAAACGTTCCTCGAACCTGGTATCTATTATGTTATTTCTCACGTAACTGCCCACGACCAACATTCTATGCCTATGGTTAAGTTTACGGTGAAATAG
- the glnA gene encoding type I glutamate--ammonia ligase produces MSYSKEDILRIAKEENVRFIRLQFTDLLGTIKNVEIPVSQLEKALDNKMMFDGSSIEGYVRIEESDMYLFPDLDTWVIFPWVTQDRVARLICDVYKPDGTPFEGDPRYILKRALKEAEEMGYTSMNVGPEPEFFLFKTDEKGNPTTELNDQGGYFDLAPTDLGENCRREIVLTLEEMGFEIEASHHEVAPGQHEIDFKYANAIKAADQIQTFKLVVKTLARSHGLHATFMAKPLFGVNGSGMHCNQSLFKGKENIFYDESDNLGLSEEARHYMAGIMKHARAFAAITNPTVNSYKRLVPGYEAPCYVAWSSSNRSPMIRIPASRGLSTRVEVRNPDPAANPYLALAVMLKAGLDGIKNKLPLVEPIDRNIYVMSEEERVEEGIPSLPSDLKEALNELLRSEIICEALGDHALTHFYELKEIEWDMFRTQVHAWERDQYMTLY; encoded by the coding sequence GTGAGTTATTCAAAAGAAGATATTCTGCGTATTGCTAAAGAGGAAAATGTTCGCTTCATCCGTTTGCAATTTACAGATCTACTAGGAACTATTAAGAATGTTGAGATCCCCGTTAGCCAATTGGAAAAAGCACTCGATAACAAAATGATGTTTGATGGTTCATCCATTGAAGGATATGTTCGTATTGAAGAATCTGACATGTACTTATTCCCTGATCTTGATACTTGGGTTATCTTCCCATGGGTTACGCAAGATCGCGTTGCTCGTTTGATTTGCGATGTTTATAAGCCAGATGGAACTCCATTTGAAGGAGACCCACGTTACATTTTGAAACGTGCATTGAAGGAAGCAGAAGAAATGGGTTATACTTCGATGAATGTTGGTCCAGAACCGGAATTCTTCCTGTTCAAGACAGATGAAAAAGGCAATCCAACAACTGAGTTAAATGACCAAGGTGGTTATTTTGACCTTGCGCCTACAGATCTTGGTGAGAACTGTCGCCGTGAAATCGTGTTGACACTTGAAGAGATGGGCTTTGAAATTGAAGCTTCTCACCATGAGGTTGCTCCAGGACAACACGAAATCGACTTTAAATATGCTAATGCGATCAAAGCAGCAGACCAAATTCAAACTTTCAAATTGGTAGTTAAGACACTCGCTCGGAGCCACGGTTTGCACGCTACATTCATGGCAAAACCATTGTTTGGTGTTAACGGTTCGGGCATGCACTGTAACCAATCGCTATTCAAAGGGAAAGAGAATATATTCTATGATGAGAGCGATAATTTGGGTCTAAGTGAAGAAGCACGTCATTATATGGCCGGTATTATGAAACATGCACGTGCATTTGCTGCAATCACGAACCCTACAGTTAACTCATATAAACGTCTGGTTCCTGGATATGAAGCTCCTTGTTACGTTGCATGGTCTTCTAGTAACCGTAGCCCAATGATTCGTATCCCAGCATCCCGTGGTCTTAGTACTCGTGTAGAAGTTCGTAACCCGGATCCAGCTGCTAACCCATATCTAGCTTTGGCTGTAATGCTGAAAGCGGGTCTTGATGGAATTAAGAATAAATTGCCGCTCGTTGAGCCAATTGACCGTAATATCTATGTAATGTCCGAAGAAGAACGGGTTGAGGAAGGAATTCCTAGCTTGCCATCGGATTTGAAAGAAGCACTGAACGAATTGCTTCGTAGTGAGATTATTTGTGAAGCACTAGGCGATCACGCCCTCACTCACTTCTATGAATTGAAAGAAATCGAATGGGATATGTTCCGCACGCAAGTTCACGCTTGGGAACGTGACCAATACATGACGTTGTACTAG
- the metH gene encoding methionine synthase — protein sequence MSKPSLESRMKERILILDGAMGTMIQQVDLTPADFGGEELDGCNEMLVLTRPDVIQDIHEKYLEAGADLIETNTFGATSVVLAEYDIQDKAREINLAAAKLAIAAVEKYSTADHPRYVVGALGPTTKTLSVTGGVTFDELVDSYQEQVEALIEAGVDVLLLETSQDTLNVKAGSIGISRAFKVTGKQLPLMISGTIEPMGTTLAGQNIEAFYISLEHLKPISFGLNCATGPEFMRDHIRTLSEMAKTGVSCYPNAGLPDENGNYHESPDSLAQKLSAFAEQGWLNIAGGCCGTTPAHISALAKMMSQYEPRPMNGQHPPVLSGIEPVYVEYDNRPYMIGERTNVLGSRKFKRLIVEGKYEEASEIARAQVKSGAQVIDVCVQDPDRDETEDIKAFLELVVKKVKVPLMIDTTDPKVLDLALKYCQGKTIINSINLEDGVEKFEDVTPLIHKYGAAIVVGTIDERGQAITREDKLEVAKRSHDLLVNKYGLNAEDIIFDPLVFPVGTGDEQYIGSAKETIEGIRLIKEALPACHTVLGISNVSFGLPEAGREVLNSVFLYECTKAGLDYAIVNTEKVERYASIPEQERRLAEELIYNTNDETLAEFVAAFRNKKVEKKEKIVNMSLEERLGSYVVEGTKEGLIPDLEEALTRYSALEVINGPLMAGMEEVGRLFNNNELIVAEVLQSAEVMKASVSYLEQFMEKNESSVKGKILLATVKGDVHDIGKNLVEIILSNNGYHIVNLGIKVPPERIIEAYREEKADAIGLSGLLVKSAQQMVSTAQDLRNAGIDVPIMVGGAALTRKFTKTRIRPEYNGMVVYAKDAMDGLDLANKLMDPNSREQMRLEMEAEKEADIQVAVAQPLPELSRAVSSKISTDAPVFIPPDLERHVLRNYPIGHIIPYMNMQMLLGHHLGLRGSVEQLLAAGDPKAVQLKETVDQILMDAVTDGIIKAQVMYRFFPAQSSGNDIIIYDPADHTKILKTFAFPRQRVEPYLCLSDFLKSVDSGVMDYVGFLVVTAGEGIRELSEQSKLRGDYLHSHALQSVALELAEATAERVHHMMRDSWGFPDPQEMTMKQRHGARYQGIRVSYGYPACPDLEYQAPLFELMKPEDIGIELTEGFMMEPEASVSAMVFAHPQAQYFNVDKA from the coding sequence ATGAGTAAACCTAGCTTGGAATCCAGAATGAAAGAACGAATATTGATCCTTGATGGCGCAATGGGAACCATGATCCAACAAGTGGACTTAACACCGGCTGATTTTGGCGGTGAAGAGTTAGATGGTTGTAATGAAATGTTAGTGCTTACCCGTCCGGATGTTATTCAGGATATTCACGAGAAATACCTGGAGGCGGGGGCTGACTTAATTGAAACGAACACGTTTGGCGCAACCTCAGTTGTGCTAGCAGAATACGATATACAGGATAAAGCGCGTGAAATCAATCTTGCTGCCGCTAAGCTTGCAATCGCAGCTGTCGAGAAATACAGCACAGCAGATCACCCAAGATATGTAGTGGGTGCACTTGGTCCAACAACCAAAACACTCTCTGTTACTGGCGGGGTCACTTTTGATGAATTGGTTGATAGCTATCAGGAACAAGTAGAGGCATTAATCGAAGCGGGTGTAGATGTTCTATTACTGGAGACCTCACAGGACACTTTGAATGTAAAGGCAGGAAGTATTGGGATTTCCAGGGCATTTAAAGTAACGGGGAAACAATTGCCACTAATGATCTCAGGAACAATCGAACCGATGGGGACCACATTAGCAGGTCAGAATATCGAAGCATTCTATATTTCGTTAGAACATCTGAAGCCGATCTCATTTGGATTGAACTGTGCTACAGGACCAGAATTCATGAGAGATCATATTCGAACTTTGTCTGAGATGGCCAAGACTGGAGTTAGCTGTTATCCCAATGCAGGGCTTCCTGACGAGAACGGGAACTATCATGAATCCCCAGATTCATTAGCGCAAAAACTATCCGCATTCGCGGAGCAGGGCTGGCTTAACATTGCAGGTGGATGCTGCGGAACTACGCCTGCACATATCTCTGCATTAGCGAAGATGATGAGCCAATACGAACCGCGTCCTATGAATGGACAACATCCACCAGTGCTATCTGGGATCGAGCCAGTATATGTGGAGTATGATAACCGTCCCTACATGATTGGTGAACGTACGAATGTTCTTGGTTCGCGTAAGTTCAAGCGCTTGATCGTTGAAGGCAAGTATGAGGAAGCTTCAGAAATTGCTCGTGCACAAGTGAAGAGCGGAGCACAGGTAATTGATGTCTGCGTTCAAGACCCGGATCGGGATGAAACAGAGGACATTAAAGCTTTCTTAGAATTGGTTGTCAAAAAAGTGAAGGTTCCACTCATGATCGACACCACCGATCCTAAGGTGCTGGACCTGGCCTTGAAATATTGCCAAGGTAAAACGATCATTAATTCCATTAACCTTGAGGATGGAGTAGAAAAGTTTGAAGATGTGACACCGTTAATCCATAAGTATGGTGCAGCAATCGTCGTAGGTACGATCGATGAAAGAGGTCAAGCGATCACTCGTGAAGACAAGCTGGAAGTAGCGAAACGTTCTCACGATTTATTGGTGAACAAATATGGATTGAACGCGGAAGATATTATCTTTGACCCACTGGTGTTTCCTGTGGGAACTGGGGATGAACAATATATCGGATCTGCTAAGGAGACGATTGAAGGTATCCGGCTGATCAAAGAGGCATTGCCTGCCTGTCACACCGTGCTCGGTATTAGTAATGTCTCGTTTGGACTCCCTGAAGCTGGACGTGAAGTACTAAACTCTGTCTTTTTGTACGAGTGCACCAAAGCAGGATTAGATTACGCTATTGTGAACACAGAAAAGGTAGAGAGATACGCTTCCATCCCTGAGCAAGAACGTCGACTTGCCGAAGAGCTCATATATAATACGAACGACGAGACGCTTGCTGAGTTTGTGGCTGCTTTCCGTAACAAGAAGGTAGAGAAGAAAGAGAAGATCGTTAATATGTCGCTTGAAGAGCGACTTGGATCCTATGTAGTGGAAGGAACTAAAGAGGGATTAATTCCAGATCTAGAAGAAGCGTTGACTCGTTATTCCGCTTTAGAAGTTATTAACGGGCCATTGATGGCGGGTATGGAGGAAGTCGGCCGGCTGTTTAATAACAATGAACTGATCGTGGCCGAAGTATTGCAAAGTGCGGAAGTGATGAAGGCCTCGGTATCCTATCTAGAACAATTTATGGAGAAGAACGAATCTTCAGTAAAGGGTAAAATTCTCCTTGCAACGGTCAAAGGCGATGTTCATGACATCGGAAAAAATCTAGTGGAGATCATTCTATCCAATAACGGTTACCACATCGTGAATTTGGGTATAAAAGTACCACCGGAACGTATCATTGAAGCCTATCGTGAAGAGAAAGCGGATGCGATCGGTTTGTCTGGTCTTTTGGTGAAATCAGCGCAACAAATGGTATCGACTGCTCAAGATTTACGAAATGCTGGAATTGATGTGCCGATTATGGTCGGTGGGGCTGCATTGACGCGTAAGTTCACGAAGACGAGAATCCGTCCAGAGTATAACGGAATGGTCGTATATGCCAAAGACGCAATGGATGGGCTCGATTTGGCGAATAAGTTGATGGACCCAAACAGTCGGGAGCAAATGCGTCTTGAAATGGAAGCGGAAAAAGAAGCTGATATACAAGTGGCTGTGGCGCAGCCACTGCCGGAACTATCGCGTGCGGTGTCTTCTAAGATTTCGACTGATGCTCCGGTCTTTATTCCACCAGATCTAGAACGGCACGTTCTGCGCAACTATCCGATTGGTCATATTATTCCTTACATGAATATGCAAATGCTGTTAGGCCATCATTTGGGACTTCGTGGATCGGTAGAACAATTACTCGCAGCGGGTGATCCCAAGGCAGTACAATTGAAAGAGACTGTTGATCAAATATTGATGGATGCCGTGACGGATGGAATTATCAAAGCACAAGTTATGTATCGATTTTTCCCAGCCCAGTCATCTGGGAATGATATTATTATTTACGATCCGGCTGATCACACAAAGATTCTCAAGACATTCGCTTTCCCGAGACAGCGGGTTGAACCGTACTTATGCCTATCGGACTTCTTGAAGTCAGTAGATAGCGGAGTCATGGATTATGTTGGGTTCTTAGTCGTAACGGCGGGAGAAGGGATTCGTGAGCTGTCAGAACAATCGAAGTTAAGAGGCGATTATCTCCATTCTCATGCACTTCAGTCTGTTGCCCTTGAATTAGCAGAAGCTACAGCGGAACGAGTTCATCACATGATGCGCGATTCATGGGGATTCCCTGATCCGCAGGAGATGACGATGAAACAACGTCATGGCGCACGCTATCAAGGAATACGAGTATCCTATGGGTATCCTGCTTGTCCAGATCTGGAGTATCAAGCGCCGTTGTTTGAATTAATGAAACCGGAGGACATTGGTATTGAATTGACAGAAGGTTTCATGATGGAACCGGAAGCTTCTGTATCAGCAATGGTGTTTGCGCACCCGCAAGCTCAGTATTTCAATGTAGATAAGGCTTAG
- a CDS encoding DUF896 domain-containing protein: MDIDALVQRINELARKNKESGLTEEEKLERAQLREVYLNNIRSNFRQQLESIEVVDE; encoded by the coding sequence ATGGACATAGATGCTTTGGTGCAGCGAATTAATGAATTAGCCCGTAAGAATAAAGAATCAGGGCTAACAGAAGAAGAAAAGCTGGAAAGAGCTCAGCTTCGTGAAGTGTATTTGAATAACATTAGAAGTAACTTTCGCCAACAACTCGAGTCAATCGAAGTGGTGGATGAATAA
- a CDS encoding LysM peptidoglycan-binding domain-containing protein has product MIVILLLTITCTGMVTAFAASSEGDHDVVLEKVIVQPGDTLWQIATAHKPRGKDTRIYIEHIKDYNGLTASAIRSGDVLILPPK; this is encoded by the coding sequence ATGATAGTGATTCTCTTGTTGACGATAACTTGTACGGGAATGGTGACAGCATTTGCTGCTTCTTCTGAAGGAGATCACGACGTGGTCTTGGAGAAGGTCATTGTGCAGCCGGGGGATACATTATGGCAGATTGCAACGGCTCACAAACCAAGAGGTAAGGATACACGTATCTATATCGAACATATCAAGGATTACAACGGACTGACAGCAAGTGCAATTCGATCAGGCGATGTTCTAATTCTTCCACCTAAATAA
- the lexA gene encoding transcriptional repressor LexA, protein MSKVSSRQQAILEFIRNEVRMKGYPPSVREIGEAVGLASSSTVHGHLDRLEKKGLIRRDPTKPRAIELLGQEDSDHLGLFAHSVARVPVIGKVTAGVPITATENIEDYFPLPQHYAGDGEVFMLSVMGDSMIEAGIHNGDYVIVRQQQTANNGDIVVAMTEEDEATVKTFYKEKDHIRLQPENATMEPIRLKHVSILGKVVGLFRDFH, encoded by the coding sequence ATGTCGAAGGTATCCAGCCGTCAGCAAGCAATTCTTGAATTTATACGCAACGAAGTCCGCATGAAGGGTTATCCTCCTTCTGTTAGAGAAATCGGCGAAGCTGTTGGTCTTGCTTCCAGTTCTACGGTGCATGGTCACCTGGACAGGCTGGAGAAAAAGGGGCTTATTCGCCGCGACCCTACTAAGCCACGGGCTATAGAGCTGCTGGGACAAGAGGATTCAGATCATCTCGGGCTATTCGCCCATTCCGTAGCTAGAGTACCCGTGATTGGTAAAGTAACTGCCGGTGTACCGATCACTGCTACTGAGAACATCGAGGATTATTTCCCACTTCCTCAACACTATGCTGGTGATGGTGAAGTTTTCATGCTCTCTGTCATGGGAGATAGTATGATTGAAGCGGGTATCCATAATGGAGACTATGTGATCGTTAGACAGCAACAGACGGCTAACAATGGAGATATTGTTGTTGCGATGACAGAAGAAGACGAGGCTACAGTTAAGACATTCTATAAGGAGAAAGACCATATTCGATTACAACCAGAGAACGCAACCATGGAGCCAATTCGTTTGAAGCATGTTAGTATTCTCGGTAAAGTCGTTGGTCTGTTCCGCGATTTCCACTAA
- the rnz gene encoding ribonuclease Z: protein MELYFMGTNAGVPSLERNVTSVALRLLDERRSFWLFDCGEGTQHQILRSPLKLSKLEYIFITHLHGDHLFGLPGLISSRAYQGGDTPLTIFGPVGLKKYITTVLEISESRINYKMDIVEHDGGTVFEDDSFRVESALLDHRIPSYGYRVMEKDQPGKLDIALLKQYGISPGPLYGKLKRGESVQAPNERTVTAAEVLGESKKGRIVTILGDTRPCPTALELATDANVLVHESTFLHELADIAHKYHHSTAKQAAETAKKARVKELFLTHFSSRYKNNEQMLQIQHEAEETFPGAKLALEHVLYPIERPLNS from the coding sequence ATGGAACTATATTTCATGGGTACCAATGCGGGAGTTCCTTCTCTTGAACGTAATGTGACTTCTGTGGCACTACGATTGCTGGATGAGAGACGATCCTTTTGGTTATTTGATTGTGGAGAAGGTACGCAGCATCAGATTCTGCGTTCACCTCTGAAATTAAGCAAACTTGAATATATTTTTATAACCCATTTGCATGGAGATCATCTCTTTGGTCTGCCGGGACTCATCTCGAGTCGTGCATACCAAGGAGGGGATACACCTCTAACTATATTTGGACCGGTAGGATTAAAGAAGTATATAACTACGGTGTTAGAAATAAGCGAATCACGAATTAACTATAAAATGGACATTGTTGAACATGATGGAGGCACAGTGTTTGAAGATGATTCATTTCGCGTAGAGTCGGCTTTATTGGATCACCGAATACCTAGCTATGGGTATCGAGTTATGGAGAAGGATCAGCCAGGTAAATTGGATATTGCGTTATTGAAGCAGTATGGAATTTCACCTGGACCTCTATATGGTAAGCTGAAAAGAGGCGAGAGCGTACAAGCGCCTAACGAGCGGACTGTTACCGCAGCTGAGGTGCTTGGCGAATCCAAAAAAGGTAGGATTGTTACCATACTTGGGGATACGAGACCTTGTCCAACTGCGCTGGAACTCGCGACGGATGCAAATGTATTAGTTCATGAATCCACCTTCCTACATGAGCTTGCCGATATAGCACACAAATACCATCATAGTACGGCAAAGCAGGCGGCGGAAACCGCTAAGAAGGCTAGAGTGAAAGAGCTATTCTTAACACATTTTAGCTCGCGATACAAGAATAATGAACAAATGCTGCAAATTCAACATGAAGCAGAAGAGACCTTCCCAGGAGCGAAGCTGGCATTAGAACATGTTCTATATCCGATAGAACGGCCTCTGAATAGTTAG
- a CDS encoding LPXTG cell wall anchor domain-containing protein: MGSFDRKVERNMVKLKKKGKNPVIKATASGKGSSPTFGAKGDGDIFKGRKIILPGALSLIAILYAALGLMGPATGENQTLFWVTIGLYLLLAVVIFLRKPYLRVDKNRLYTSKFNRDKYLDASNVSKIIHNKSKIVIVPKGKESKWVFYRFRNFFDTEAMALRLGEFAHTNHITIEKQ; encoded by the coding sequence ATGGGTTCATTTGACAGAAAAGTAGAGCGGAACATGGTGAAGTTGAAGAAAAAGGGGAAAAATCCTGTTATAAAAGCAACTGCATCGGGTAAAGGCTCTAGTCCAACTTTTGGTGCAAAAGGTGACGGTGATATTTTTAAAGGCAGAAAGATCATATTACCAGGTGCTTTGAGTTTGATAGCGATTCTGTATGCTGCCCTTGGGTTAATGGGACCTGCGACTGGAGAGAATCAGACTCTATTTTGGGTCACAATTGGGCTGTATTTACTCTTAGCTGTGGTGATTTTCCTTAGAAAGCCGTATTTACGCGTTGACAAGAATCGATTGTACACTTCCAAGTTTAATCGAGATAAATACCTCGATGCTAGTAACGTTAGCAAGATCATTCATAACAAAAGTAAAATTGTAATTGTTCCAAAAGGAAAAGAATCAAAGTGGGTGTTCTATCGGTTCCGGAACTTTTTTGATACAGAAGCTATGGCACTTCGTCTTGGGGAATTTGCACACACAAATCACATTACTATAGAAAAGCAATAA